One window from the genome of Flavobacterium agricola encodes:
- a CDS encoding GAF domain-containing protein: MKTQLLDITNDINVGVYGLDVQLSFTPFITYLENRIESASVVKKDIFKQTVAKIKANPYINDTIDLENINHFKDDLEWIYSVLQPPLECEETAFWAMGLVIEPIVFYGTNAFYDLLHSKARLFDNCSSLKDRRKQLIKKKMLLCYTLILENLYHYDVSNKTDFSQTVFVEKNGLPKYYRFHIDTRFVEVQAKQPLPKINLSAIANEMQKENFDWEKGLQQLPLNLFTFKGFCITSAEDVTAEQSVENIKNLALNQRSCAANDNEEIVRSLKSLMGSNAIEFGLLPNFKINGRTVFPGETDFNTNPGSAATNIRQGFHVLLDELLKNPETLIFEGEVIDEKYEFIAEYLKRTNIQSYALLPIFHSSNIVGVLEIYSMQKEQLFTGRLGELRAVLPTLAQLLKNSIDDFNYKIDNIIKNNFTALQPAVRWKFNEIAWHYLQKDSGKSKIIEDIKFTNVYPLFGVVDVKDSTIMRNKALVQDLVFQLTALANLLESAKSETGIIVLDEILFRTREWLASVNAYFNDNDAVLLNEFLDQEVLPLLKEVVLNENSQLETDLKNYLQLVTPATGAAYKNRRAFENSMKAVNNLINTHLEVLNSELQETFPAYFEKFRTDGVEYDLYIGQSITPSKKFNQLYLKNIRLKQLNSMAEITKATQNIAFDSEYALQTTQLIFVRSLPIDISFRVDERKFDVDGSYNIRYHIIKKRIDKVHIKNSIQRLTQPEKIAIVYYNKSEETEYKEYVKYLQKQGVLKDDLEFLELEDLQGVSGLKALRVGVVLD; the protein is encoded by the coding sequence ATGAAAACGCAATTACTCGATATAACAAATGATATAAATGTTGGAGTTTATGGTTTAGACGTACAATTGTCTTTTACGCCATTTATTACCTATTTAGAAAATCGGATTGAATCGGCATCGGTGGTTAAAAAAGATATTTTTAAACAAACCGTTGCCAAAATTAAAGCTAATCCGTACATAAACGATACCATAGATTTAGAAAATATAAATCATTTTAAAGATGATTTAGAATGGATTTATAGCGTTTTACAACCTCCGCTAGAATGCGAAGAAACTGCTTTTTGGGCCATGGGTTTAGTTATAGAACCCATTGTGTTTTATGGCACCAATGCCTTTTATGATTTGTTACATAGCAAAGCACGTTTGTTTGATAATTGTAGCAGTTTAAAAGATCGCCGCAAGCAACTGATTAAAAAGAAAATGTTGCTTTGTTACACGTTAATTTTAGAAAACCTGTATCATTACGATGTATCTAATAAAACCGATTTTTCGCAAACCGTTTTTGTAGAAAAAAATGGCTTACCTAAATATTATCGTTTTCATATTGATACCCGATTTGTAGAAGTTCAAGCCAAACAACCGCTGCCAAAAATCAATTTATCTGCAATTGCTAACGAGATGCAGAAAGAAAATTTTGATTGGGAAAAAGGTTTGCAACAATTGCCATTAAATCTTTTTACTTTTAAAGGATTTTGTATAACCAGTGCTGAAGATGTTACGGCTGAACAATCAGTTGAAAATATTAAAAATCTGGCTTTAAATCAGCGCTCGTGCGCAGCCAATGATAACGAAGAAATTGTTCGATCGTTAAAATCCTTAATGGGTTCTAATGCTATTGAATTTGGTTTGTTGCCTAATTTTAAAATAAACGGTCGAACGGTTTTTCCGGGTGAAACCGATTTTAATACCAACCCAGGATCTGCAGCAACCAATATTAGGCAAGGTTTTCATGTGCTATTAGATGAGCTACTTAAAAATCCAGAAACGCTTATTTTTGAAGGCGAAGTAATTGATGAAAAATATGAGTTTATTGCCGAGTATTTAAAACGTACCAACATTCAGTCGTATGCTTTATTACCTATTTTTCACAGCAGTAATATTGTTGGGGTTTTAGAAATTTACAGCATGCAAAAAGAGCAATTATTTACCGGACGTTTGGGCGAACTTCGTGCTGTTTTGCCAACATTGGCGCAATTGCTTAAAAATTCGATCGACGATTTTAATTATAAAATTGACAACATTATTAAAAACAACTTTACGGCCTTGCAACCTGCCGTACGTTGGAAGTTTAATGAAATAGCTTGGCATTATTTACAAAAAGATTCAGGAAAAAGTAAAATAATAGAAGATATTAAGTTTACCAACGTTTATCCGCTTTTTGGCGTTGTAGATGTAAAAGATTCTACCATAATGCGTAACAAAGCTTTGGTACAAGATTTGGTTTTTCAGTTAACCGCATTGGCTAATTTATTAGAAAGTGCAAAATCTGAAACCGGAATTATTGTTTTAGATGAAATTTTGTTCCGAACGCGAGAATGGTTAGCATCTGTAAACGCATATTTTAATGATAATGATGCGGTTTTATTGAATGAATTTTTAGATCAAGAAGTTTTACCGCTATTAAAAGAAGTTGTTTTAAACGAAAATAGCCAGCTGGAAACTGATTTAAAAAATTACCTACAATTGGTAACCCCAGCAACGGGTGCTGCGTATAAAAACCGCCGTGCGTTCGAAAATTCTATGAAAGCCGTAAATAATTTAATTAATACGCATTTAGAAGTTTTAAATAGCGAACTGCAAGAAACTTTTCCGGCTTATTTTGAAAAATTTAGGACCGACGGGGTAGAATACGATTTGTACATAGGCCAATCTATAACGCCAAGTAAAAAGTTCAATCAGCTTTATCTTAAAAATATCAGATTAAAACAGCTAAATTCAATGGCCGAAATAACAAAAGCAACCCAAAATATTGCTTTTGATTCTGAGTATGCCTTACAAACTACGCAATTAATTTTTGTACGTTCGTTGCCCATTGATATATCGTTTCGTGTAGATGAACGTAAGTTTGATGTTGACGGTAGTTATAATATTCGATATCATATTATTAAAAAACGCATTGATAAAGTGCATATAAAAAATTCGATACAGCGTTTAACGCAACCAGAAAAAATAGCAATTGTTTATTACAACAAAAGCGAAGAAACTGAATATAAAGAATACGTAAAATATTTACAGAAACAAGGTGTTTTAAAAGATGATTTAGAATTTTTAGAATTGGAAGATTTACAAGGCGTTTCTGGTTTAAAAGCTTTACGGGTTGGGGTAGTACTCGATTAA
- a CDS encoding BamA/TamA family outer membrane protein: protein MQKATKFFALFLLFNIGNLFAQNKIFQRIIFIGDAGEINEQQQLVLKNAEQAIIPNKTIVFYLGDNIYPKGMGLPGSKERNKTEHILASQYQPMLAKNASVYFIPGNHDWDKMGKKGLAKVTEQAHFINNQNNPLLHFVPENGCPGPIEIPIDDKLVLITFDSEWWLFPHNKTNEDCECTTKEEFIEKIEELAGKNKDKMVLLVAHHPMQSYGVHSGHFSFKDHLFPLTNVNKNLYVPLPVLGSLYPFLRTALPNPEDQMHPSYQQMVQQINAAFAYNKNVIHVAGHEHGLQFIKNNNNIQVVSGAGAKNTAIKKGNGSLFATKNGGFVVADQLENGEIQITYYAIDKNSMQQAFTYTVPFLKQTKLENAISTSPLMHQDSVVVKANEKLNEGGKGHRKWLGENYREEWAADTKLPVFKLSELKGGLVPTQAGGGMQTKSLRLVDPSGKEWVLRNVNKNMELLLPDALRETFAKDVVSDALSGQHPYSALLVPPIAEAAEIPHANPIIGVVAPDINLGDYAPDFIGKVVLLEEREPIGKSDNTPKLFKNLKKDNDNEVDTDEYFRARLVDVLVGDWDRHQDQWRWAVKKDKKGNRKYSAVPRDRDQVLHVVDGILPGIAAGPMVMPRLHDFDGEIKKINYFFMAGSDLNSKFLNRYDENSWNAMVNEFVATVTDSVLQAAVQALPESSQKIRGQQIYEQLKQRRDNMPQAMQTYYQFFNRIVDIQTSNKEELVSITTVGNQLKIQINKISKKGNTDQVLFERVFDPAVTKEIRLFVHKGDDVVQVDNTTPIRLRIVGQKGNKTYNIVNSQKKVRIYGKKEGVTFTGATNRVIKHLKNDSITTAYLPTNLYNRARILPAVGFNKDDGLLIGAGIKFINQGFRKAPYANSQEFYFKHSFATNAYHFGFNSEWIQALGSADILFNAQVMAPNNTQNYFGWGNGTNYNKNESDISYYRSRFSILEAKPEIRWRKSDRAAFSVSPFFQYYSYNPDKNDGRLISNPNLVGTYDADFVDKTKLYAGLSLKYLIDARDNVILPTNGGLFQIEIGGYKGLNSYAKDFIQAKAEVSINKKLDPASVFVISNRLGGGVTLGDVPFYNALFLGGQGNLMGFRQFRFAGENMLYNNFQTRIRLAHLNNYILPGELGVLGFFDAGKVWAKNYNSSQIHTGVGGGVYFVPLDMFVLKVQAGYSKEGWYPYVTSGFKF, encoded by the coding sequence ATGCAAAAAGCAACCAAATTTTTTGCCCTGTTTTTACTTTTTAATATTGGTAATTTATTCGCACAAAATAAAATTTTTCAACGCATTATTTTTATAGGCGATGCCGGCGAAATTAATGAGCAACAACAATTGGTGTTAAAAAATGCCGAACAAGCTATTATTCCAAACAAAACCATTGTTTTTTATTTAGGAGATAATATTTATCCTAAAGGAATGGGATTGCCAGGTTCTAAAGAACGTAACAAAACCGAACATATTTTAGCATCTCAATATCAGCCCATGTTGGCTAAAAATGCAAGCGTATATTTTATTCCCGGAAATCACGATTGGGATAAAATGGGTAAAAAAGGTTTGGCTAAAGTTACCGAACAAGCTCATTTTATAAACAACCAAAACAATCCGTTGTTGCATTTTGTGCCCGAAAACGGTTGTCCCGGCCCAATTGAAATTCCTATCGATGATAAGCTGGTTTTAATAACTTTTGATAGCGAATGGTGGTTATTTCCGCATAACAAAACTAATGAAGATTGCGAATGTACAACCAAAGAAGAATTTATTGAAAAAATAGAAGAGCTTGCTGGTAAAAACAAAGACAAAATGGTTTTGCTTGTTGCACATCATCCCATGCAAAGTTATGGCGTGCATAGCGGTCATTTCAGCTTTAAAGATCATTTATTTCCGTTAACAAACGTAAATAAAAATCTATATGTGCCTTTACCTGTTTTAGGTTCTTTATATCCGTTTTTAAGAACGGCATTGCCAAACCCAGAAGATCAAATGCATCCATCGTACCAACAAATGGTACAACAAATTAATGCAGCATTTGCATACAATAAAAATGTAATTCATGTTGCCGGTCACGAACACGGCTTGCAGTTTATAAAAAATAACAACAACATTCAGGTTGTAAGCGGCGCAGGTGCAAAAAACACAGCCATTAAAAAAGGAAATGGCAGTTTATTTGCTACCAAAAATGGCGGATTTGTAGTTGCCGATCAATTAGAAAATGGCGAAATACAGATTACCTATTATGCAATTGATAAAAATAGCATGCAACAAGCATTTACTTATACAGTTCCGTTTTTAAAACAAACCAAATTAGAAAATGCGATAAGTACATCGCCATTAATGCATCAAGATTCGGTAGTGGTTAAAGCCAATGAAAAATTGAATGAAGGCGGCAAAGGACATCGCAAATGGTTGGGCGAAAATTATCGAGAAGAATGGGCTGCCGATACAAAACTACCCGTATTTAAACTTTCAGAATTAAAAGGTGGTTTAGTACCAACGCAAGCCGGCGGTGGTATGCAAACCAAATCATTACGATTGGTAGATCCGTCGGGCAAAGAATGGGTTTTACGAAACGTAAACAAAAACATGGAATTGCTTTTACCTGATGCACTGCGTGAAACCTTTGCTAAAGATGTGGTAAGCGATGCATTAAGCGGGCAACATCCGTATTCGGCATTATTAGTTCCGCCAATTGCTGAAGCTGCCGAAATTCCTCACGCCAATCCAATCATTGGTGTGGTTGCGCCCGATATTAATTTAGGAGATTACGCCCCCGATTTTATTGGAAAAGTTGTTTTGTTAGAAGAGCGCGAACCTATCGGGAAATCAGATAATACGCCCAAGTTATTTAAAAATCTGAAAAAAGATAACGATAACGAAGTTGATACCGACGAATATTTTAGAGCGCGTTTGGTAGATGTTTTGGTTGGCGATTGGGATCGTCATCAAGACCAATGGCGTTGGGCTGTAAAAAAAGATAAAAAAGGAAATAGAAAATACAGCGCTGTACCACGCGATCGCGATCAGGTTTTACATGTGGTAGATGGTATTTTACCAGGCATTGCTGCTGGGCCAATGGTTATGCCACGCTTGCACGATTTTGATGGAGAAATTAAAAAGATTAATTACTTTTTTATGGCTGGGAGCGATTTAAATAGCAAATTTTTAAATCGTTATGACGAAAACAGTTGGAATGCCATGGTAAACGAATTTGTTGCTACGGTAACTGATTCGGTTTTACAAGCTGCTGTTCAGGCTTTGCCAGAATCTTCTCAAAAAATTCGAGGCCAACAAATTTACGAGCAGTTAAAACAACGCCGAGATAATATGCCGCAAGCCATGCAAACGTATTATCAGTTTTTTAATCGTATTGTAGATATTCAAACCTCAAATAAAGAAGAATTAGTTTCTATAACCACCGTTGGTAATCAATTAAAGATTCAAATTAATAAAATTAGTAAAAAAGGGAACACCGATCAGGTACTTTTTGAACGCGTTTTTGATCCGGCAGTTACTAAAGAAATTCGATTGTTTGTTCATAAGGGCGATGATGTTGTTCAGGTTGATAATACAACTCCGATTCGTTTACGCATTGTAGGACAAAAAGGAAATAAAACGTACAATATTGTTAACAGCCAAAAAAAGGTACGTATTTACGGAAAAAAAGAAGGCGTTACGTTTACCGGTGCAACAAACCGTGTAATTAAACATTTAAAAAATGATAGCATTACAACTGCGTATTTGCCAACCAATTTATACAATCGTGCCCGAATTTTACCAGCCGTTGGGTTTAATAAAGATGACGGATTGTTAATAGGTGCGGGAATTAAGTTTATTAATCAAGGATTTAGAAAGGCACCGTATGCCAATTCACAAGAATTTTATTTTAAACATTCCTTTGCTACCAATGCATACCATTTTGGATTTAATAGCGAATGGATTCAGGCTTTAGGTTCAGCTGATATTTTATTTAATGCTCAAGTTATGGCACCAAATAACACGCAAAATTATTTTGGTTGGGGTAACGGAACGAATTATAATAAAAACGAAAGCGATATTAGTTATTACCGCAGCCGTTTTTCAATTTTAGAAGCAAAACCAGAAATTAGATGGCGTAAATCCGATCGTGCTGCATTTAGTGTTTCTCCGTTTTTTCAATATTATTCGTACAATCCGGATAAAAATGACGGCCGATTAATTTCGAATCCGAATTTAGTTGGTACTTACGATGCTGATTTTGTTGATAAAACTAAATTATATGCCGGTTTATCTTTAAAATATTTAATTGATGCGCGCGATAATGTAATTTTACCAACAAATGGCGGTCTTTTTCAAATAGAAATTGGTGGCTACAAAGGGTTAAATTCATATGCTAAAGATTTTATTCAAGCCAAAGCAGAAGTTTCTATCAATAAAAAATTAGATCCAGCTAGCGTTTTTGTAATTTCTAACCGATTAGGTGGTGGTGTAACATTGGGCGATGTGCCTTTTTACAATGCTTTATTTTTAGGTGGACAAGGTAATTTAATGGGATTCCGTCAGTTTCGATTTGCGGGCGAAAATATGTTGTATAACAATTTTCAAACCCGAATCCGATTAGCACATTTAAACAATTACATTTTACCAGGCGAATTAGGCGTTTTAGGCTTTTTTGATGCCGGAAAAGTTTGGGCCAAAAATTACAATAGCAGCCAAATACATACCGGTGTTGGTGGCGGAGTTTATTTTGTGCCGTTAGATATGTTTGTACTTAAAGTACAAGCCGGTTATTCTAAAGAAGGTTGGTACCCGTATGTTACCTCTGGATTTAAATTTTAA
- a CDS encoding SdiA-regulated domain-containing protein produces MSKLLVNLFLLVLCSCTNPQNNYSSPKGYDLNNPQTQVLPKELDETSGITFYQDNGTEILLAVQDELGRIYWFDKEKNQFESKKFGKKGDYEGLAAHNNMLFILKSDGTLYSLSLKDFWQTENPKVKEYKNLVPKGEYESLAVNPLTNELVMLCKQCPGDRKNKVVTGYVFSITANNLKLKNTFTVATDQLGPIIFKPSAIAFNAQTKQWFIISSVNKMLVETDLNGQVLTYHKLNGKIFEQPEGIVFDKDANLYISSEAGKQPNATLMKFEYKK; encoded by the coding sequence ATGAGTAAATTACTAGTTAATCTTTTTTTACTGGTTTTGTGTTCGTGCACAAATCCCCAGAATAACTACTCAAGCCCGAAAGGTTACGATTTAAATAACCCACAAACGCAAGTTTTACCTAAAGAACTTGACGAAACTTCTGGCATAACTTTTTACCAAGATAACGGGACTGAAATTTTATTAGCTGTTCAAGATGAATTGGGCCGAATTTATTGGTTTGATAAAGAAAAAAATCAATTTGAATCTAAAAAGTTTGGAAAAAAAGGAGATTACGAAGGATTGGCAGCTCATAATAACATGTTATTTATTTTAAAAAGTGATGGAACGCTTTATAGCTTATCACTAAAAGATTTTTGGCAAACCGAAAATCCGAAAGTAAAAGAATATAAAAACTTAGTTCCCAAAGGTGAATACGAATCTTTAGCAGTTAATCCCTTAACGAACGAGCTCGTTATGTTATGCAAACAATGCCCCGGCGATCGTAAAAATAAAGTTGTAACCGGTTATGTATTTTCCATAACAGCCAACAACCTAAAATTAAAAAACACGTTTACCGTAGCTACCGATCAATTAGGGCCAATTATTTTTAAACCAAGCGCTATAGCGTTTAATGCACAAACCAAACAATGGTTCATAATATCATCTGTAAATAAAATGTTAGTTGAAACCGATTTAAACGGACAAGTTTTAACTTACCATAAGCTAAACGGCAAGATTTTTGAACAGCCCGAAGGCATTGTGTTTGATAAAGATGCAAATCTGTACATAAGCTCTGAAGCTGGAAAACAGCCAAACGCAACCTTAATGAAATTTGAGTATAAAAAATAA
- a CDS encoding Pycsar system effector family protein, with product MNYQEIIANIAQYVQDVFAKNQDETLVYHNINHTLNVVQAAEQIGNHYQLNETDFFVLRAASWFHDIGYYFGGKNNHEQVSAEKAASYLTNLNVSTNLITQVSNCIKATKMPQQPNNLLEQIICDADLFHLGTDEFSICNKLVRDENTALSAFTPTKKEWHKCSIAFLAGHQYHTDYCKQLLNAKKQQNIEKLIAKLDDKPKEKTAADKPKEKNTTDKSNKETARGVETLFRVTSTNNQRLSDMADNKAQILITVNSIILSVIISLLLRKLDNNTYLIVPTFLILIVSVVTMVVSILATRPSIPPGVFSQKDIEAKKVNLLFFGNFYKMTRDEYADGMWKVMEDRTFLYGTLIDDVYSQGVVLGRKYKLLRLAYNIFMYGIIVSVIGFVISVISVQ from the coding sequence ATGAACTATCAAGAAATAATAGCCAATATTGCGCAATATGTGCAAGATGTTTTTGCTAAAAATCAAGACGAAACGCTGGTATACCACAACATAAATCACACATTAAATGTTGTTCAAGCAGCAGAACAAATAGGAAATCATTATCAATTAAATGAAACCGATTTTTTTGTTTTGCGAGCAGCTTCATGGTTTCATGACATCGGATATTATTTTGGTGGTAAAAACAATCACGAGCAGGTTAGCGCCGAAAAGGCAGCATCTTATTTAACAAATCTTAATGTATCAACAAACCTAATTACTCAGGTTAGTAATTGTATTAAAGCAACAAAAATGCCGCAACAACCAAATAATTTGTTAGAGCAAATTATTTGCGATGCCGATTTGTTTCATCTTGGAACAGATGAGTTTTCTATCTGTAATAAATTAGTTCGAGATGAAAACACCGCTTTATCTGCATTCACGCCAACCAAAAAAGAATGGCACAAATGTTCTATTGCCTTTTTAGCGGGGCACCAGTACCACACTGATTATTGTAAGCAATTACTAAATGCAAAAAAACAACAAAATATAGAAAAACTAATTGCTAAACTAGACGACAAACCTAAAGAAAAAACAGCTGCTGACAAGCCTAAAGAAAAAAATACGACCGATAAAAGTAATAAAGAAACGGCTAGGGGGGTAGAAACCTTGTTTCGCGTAACCTCAACCAACAATCAGCGTTTAAGCGACATGGCCGATAACAAAGCGCAAATTTTAATAACGGTAAATTCTATTATTCTTTCAGTAATAATCAGTTTGTTGTTAAGAAAGTTAGATAACAATACCTATTTAATTGTTCCTACTTTTTTAATATTAATTGTTTCAGTTGTAACTATGGTGGTTAGTATTTTAGCTACACGACCTTCAATTCCGCCCGGCGTTTTTTCTCAAAAAGATATAGAAGCTAAAAAGGTAAATTTACTTTTTTTTGGTAATTTTTATAAAATGACTCGTGATGAATATGCCGATGGCATGTGGAAAGTGATGGAAGACCGAACGTTTTTGTACGGAACTTTAATTGACGATGTGTATTCTCAGGGCGTAGTTTTAGGCCGAAAATATAAATTATTGCGCTTGGCTTACAACATATTTATGTACGGTATTATTGTCTCTGTAATTGGTTTTGTAATCTCTGTAATCTCTGTTCAATAA
- the dnaX gene encoding DNA polymerase III subunit gamma/tau, translating to MEQFVVSARKYRPQTFKDVVGQQAITNTLVNAIETNHLAQALLFTGPRGVGKTTCARILARKINQPGYDDPNEDFTFNVFELDAASNNSVDDIRSLIEQVRIPPQTGKYKVYIIDEVHMLSTSAFNAFLKTLEEPPAHAIFILATTEKHKILPTILSRCQIFDFKRITIKDAKEHLAEVAQSQNITFEDDALQIIAQKADGAMRDALSIFDRVVSFCGNHLTRKAVAENLNVLDFEIYITLTDAILENKIPDLLLQFDSILAKGFDAHQFVIGLASHFRDLLVCKNPNTLVLLEAGEIAQQLYRSQAEKASTEFLLEAIDLANTCDLKFKTSQNQRLLVELCLMQLASITFEQKKNPITHS from the coding sequence ATGGAACAATTTGTAGTATCCGCACGTAAATACAGACCACAAACTTTTAAAGATGTTGTAGGTCAGCAAGCTATTACAAATACGTTGGTGAATGCCATCGAAACAAATCATTTAGCGCAAGCCTTATTATTTACCGGACCACGTGGCGTTGGTAAAACAACTTGTGCCCGCATTTTAGCTCGAAAAATAAATCAGCCCGGATATGATGATCCGAATGAAGATTTTACGTTTAATGTTTTTGAGCTGGATGCCGCATCAAATAACTCGGTTGACGACATTCGTTCGTTAATAGAACAAGTTCGCATACCGCCCCAAACCGGAAAGTACAAAGTTTATATAATTGATGAGGTTCATATGTTATCTACCTCTGCTTTTAATGCCTTTTTAAAAACTTTAGAAGAACCGCCTGCGCATGCTATTTTTATATTAGCAACTACAGAAAAACATAAAATTTTACCTACCATATTGTCGCGTTGTCAAATTTTTGATTTTAAACGCATTACAATAAAAGATGCTAAAGAACATTTAGCCGAAGTTGCACAATCTCAAAACATTACTTTTGAAGATGATGCCTTACAAATAATTGCTCAAAAAGCAGATGGTGCCATGCGTGATGCCTTATCTATTTTTGATCGTGTTGTTTCTTTTTGTGGCAATCATTTAACGCGAAAAGCAGTTGCAGAAAATCTAAATGTTTTAGATTTTGAAATTTATATCACCTTAACCGATGCAATTTTAGAAAATAAAATACCGGATTTGTTGTTGCAATTTGACAGCATTTTAGCCAAAGGTTTTGATGCGCATCAATTTGTTATTGGTTTAGCTTCGCATTTTAGAGATTTATTAGTTTGTAAAAATCCAAATACGCTTGTCTTGTTAGAAGCTGGTGAAATAGCACAACAATTATATCGTTCACAAGCAGAAAAAGCAAGTACAGAATTTTTACTTGAGGCAATTGATTTAGCAAATACGTGTGATTTAAAATTTAAAACAAGCCAAAACCAACGTTTATTGGTTGAACTTTGTTTAATGCAATTGGCTTCGATAACATTCGAACAAAAAAAAAATCCAATAACACATTCATAA
- a CDS encoding DNA polymerase III produces the protein MQHWNSFAKKLNKNGEKIMYTYMVLDTPKLENNTIKLDFPNQSSKEDFIKRQGNLMAYLRESLQNFELTVEINVTEEVKQKFAFTPEEKFEKLKEINPAIDLMRKLFELELS, from the coding sequence ATGCAACATTGGAATAGCTTTGCTAAAAAATTAAATAAAAATGGCGAAAAAATTATGTACACGTACATGGTTTTAGATACGCCGAAATTAGAGAACAACACCATTAAATTAGATTTTCCGAATCAAAGTTCGAAAGAAGATTTTATAAAAAGACAAGGAAATTTAATGGCATATTTGCGCGAAAGTTTGCAAAATTTTGAACTTACCGTAGAAATTAACGTAACAGAAGAGGTAAAGCAAAAGTTTGCATTTACCCCTGAAGAAAAGTTTGAAAAGCTGAAAGAAATTAATCCAGCTATTGATTTGATGCGAAAATTGTTTGAGTTGGAATTAAGCTAA
- the crcB gene encoding fluoride efflux transporter CrcB: MIKNIILVAVGGGIGSVFRYLIGYSNIFPNTKMHLSTLAANLIGCFVIGFLSTYFLNKINHDHLSLLFITGFCGGFTTFSSFALENQKMMQTNQSFDSFIYIILSVVVGIALVFAGQKLAQMLA; encoded by the coding sequence ATGATTAAAAACATTATTTTAGTAGCTGTTGGCGGTGGTATTGGTAGCGTTTTTCGTTACTTAATTGGCTATTCAAACATTTTTCCCAATACAAAAATGCATTTAAGCACTTTGGCGGCCAATTTAATTGGTTGTTTCGTTATTGGTTTTTTATCAACTTATTTTTTAAATAAGATTAACCACGATCATTTAAGTTTGTTGTTTATTACTGGTTTTTGTGGTGGTTTTACAACCTTTTCGAGCTTTGCTTTAGAAAATCAAAAAATGATGCAAACAAATCAATCTTTCGACAGTTTTATTTACATCATTTTAAGTGTTGTTGTAGGTATTGCTTTGGTTTTTGCCGGACAAAAATTAGCTCAAATGTTAGCTTAA
- a CDS encoding Ppx/GppA phosphatase family protein — translation MITIKKYAAIDIGSNAMRLLIANIVEEKDKEPQFNKSSLIRVPIRLGQDVFTNGKISDLNKERMIDAMNGFKLLMKVYGVEKYKACATSAMREANNGPEVLQAIQEKAAIAIEVIDGKKEAQIIATTDLKKFIANDKSYLYIDVGGGSTEFSFFTAGKISESKSFKIGTVRLLNDMVTQEVWDEIEQWIKITTKKIGAEITLIGSGGNINKIFKLSGKAQNKPLSFTYLSKEYHKLNSLSYEERIYELGLNTDRADVIIHALKIYKNAMKWSGAKYIYVPKIGLSDGIVKALYYNKIK, via the coding sequence ATGATTACAATTAAAAAATATGCAGCAATTGATATTGGCTCTAATGCCATGCGTTTGTTAATTGCTAATATTGTTGAAGAAAAAGATAAAGAACCACAATTTAATAAAAGCTCTTTAATTCGAGTGCCTATTCGTTTAGGACAAGATGTTTTTACAAATGGTAAAATATCGGACCTGAATAAAGAGCGAATGATTGATGCCATGAACGGATTTAAGCTTTTAATGAAAGTTTATGGCGTTGAAAAATACAAAGCTTGTGCTACATCTGCCATGCGCGAAGCAAATAATGGACCTGAAGTTTTACAAGCCATTCAAGAAAAAGCAGCTATTGCTATTGAAGTAATTGACGGAAAAAAAGAAGCTCAAATTATAGCAACCACCGATTTAAAAAAGTTTATAGCTAATGATAAAAGCTATTTATATATTGATGTTGGCGGCGGTAGTACCGAATTTTCATTTTTTACTGCCGGAAAAATTAGCGAATCTAAATCGTTTAAAATCGGAACCGTACGTTTGTTAAACGATATGGTAACCCAAGAAGTTTGGGATGAAATAGAACAATGGATAAAAATTACAACCAAAAAAATAGGAGCAGAAATTACTTTAATTGGTTCGGGCGGTAACATTAATAAAATATTCAAACTATCTGGTAAGGCACAAAATAAACCGCTTTCTTTTACGTATTTATCTAAAGAATATCATAAGCTAAATAGCTTGTCATACGAAGAACGTATTTATGAATTGGGATTAAATACTGACCGTGCCGATGTTATTATTCATGCCCTAAAAATATATAAAAATGCCATGAAATGGTCTGGCGCCAAATACATTTATGTTCCTAAAATTGGGCTTTCTGACGGAATTGTAAAAGCACTTTATTATAACAAAATTAAATAG